In a genomic window of Pontibacter liquoris:
- a CDS encoding glycosyltransferase family 4 protein — protein MMKKKVLLTVDWFVPGYKAGGPVQSCANLVAHLKEEIDFYIITRDTDYCETLPYQGITSDAWNTLDAHIQVYYFSAGKLTFRNLHQVIRSVAPDIAYINGIYSLYFSILPLYILKRQQHPHIIVSARGMLASSAINVKRHRKKLFLSIAKRLRLYKGIIFHATHEGEKQAILQAIDSEATVLVAPNLPKVTDAHANSRRAKTAGELKLVNIARISPEKNLLYALEVLAGWQHSGRISFDIYGPVYDVAYWEACQELMKRLPSTINATYKGSLKTNEVVATLNQNHALWMPTRGENFGHIILESFTSGCPVLISDQTPWQDLAHRQVGFDLPLSTPAAFVNALETFVHMGQEAYDRWSENAYHYGQQVINDKDAVALNQLMFR, from the coding sequence ATGATGAAGAAAAAGGTGCTCCTGACAGTCGATTGGTTTGTACCCGGCTATAAAGCAGGCGGGCCTGTACAATCGTGTGCCAACTTGGTAGCCCATCTGAAGGAGGAAATCGACTTTTATATTATCACCCGTGACACGGATTATTGTGAAACGCTGCCATACCAGGGCATCACCTCAGACGCCTGGAATACACTGGATGCCCATATCCAAGTATACTACTTCTCGGCAGGTAAGCTGACATTCCGGAACCTACATCAGGTGATCCGGTCGGTAGCGCCGGATATTGCCTATATCAATGGCATTTATTCGCTTTACTTTTCGATCCTGCCCCTTTATATTCTAAAGCGTCAGCAACACCCGCATATCATTGTTTCGGCTAGGGGCATGCTGGCCTCGAGCGCCATTAACGTAAAACGCCACCGGAAAAAGTTGTTCTTAAGTATAGCCAAGCGTCTGAGGCTGTACAAGGGTATCATATTTCATGCCACCCATGAAGGAGAGAAGCAGGCTATACTTCAGGCGATCGATTCCGAAGCTACAGTTTTAGTAGCGCCAAACCTGCCGAAAGTAACCGATGCACACGCAAACAGCAGACGTGCCAAAACAGCAGGTGAGTTGAAGCTTGTCAACATTGCGCGCATTTCACCTGAAAAGAACTTACTTTATGCCTTAGAAGTGCTGGCAGGCTGGCAGCATAGCGGCAGGATCAGTTTTGATATCTATGGTCCTGTATACGATGTCGCATATTGGGAAGCTTGCCAGGAACTGATGAAACGCTTACCCTCAACTATCAACGCAACCTATAAAGGCAGTTTAAAGACTAATGAAGTGGTTGCAACTTTAAATCAAAATCATGCCTTGTGGATGCCTACGCGGGGAGAAAATTTTGGGCATATCATCCTGGAAAGTTTTACCAGCGGCTGCCCTGTGCTCATCAGCGACCAGACACCCTGGCAGGACCTGGCGCACCGGCAAGTTGGCTTTGATCTGCCCTTAAGCACTCCGGCGGCTTTTGTAAATGCCCTGGAAACCTTTGTGCATATGGGGCAGGAAGCCTATGACCGTTGGTCTGAAAATGCATATCATTACGGGCAGCAGGTAATAAACGATAAGGATGCCGTAGCGTTAA